Sequence from the Sphingomonas suaedae genome:
TCCTTGCCAGCGGCGCACTCGTCCAGGCCAAGCGGACCAACCGCGTGAAGGGCAATTTCACCGTCGAGGAGGGGCTGCGTCGTCTGCTTGAAGGGACCGGACTGTCGGCAAGCCGGATGGATGCCAATGGGATCATCATCATCCGTGCCGCCGAACCCACACAGCAGCGGATTTCGCAGTCGCAAGCCCAGGTCAGCCCCGGTGCCGCGGCCGAATCTCCCTCCACCGCACAGCCCGATGTGGAGGACGTCGTCGTCACGGGAACGCGGATCGACCGCCCTGGATATGAATCGCCGACGCCGTTGCTGCGGGTGACGCAGGACGAGCTGCAGGTCGTAAGCCAGCCCAATCTGGGCGCTGCACTTGCCGAACTGCCCCAGTTCAAGGCTGCGGAATCCCCGGTGACGTCGAGCACAAACGTCGGAGCAGGTCGCTTTCCGGTCAATATCCGCGGTCTTGGCGACAAGCGTTCGCTTCTTCTTCTGGACGGCCGGCGGATGGTCAATGACGATCTGAACACGGTCCCTTCGATCATGGTCAGGAGTGTCGATATCGTGACCGGCGGCGCGTCCGCCGCCTGGGGATCGGATGCGGTGGCCGGTGTGGTCAACCTGCTCATCGACGACAAATATCAAGGTCTCCGCCTTGGCGCAGAGGCCGGGGTCTCCTCACGCGGCGATGCCCAGCAATATAAGTTCGAGGGCAAGTTCGGGACCTCTTTCGCCGATGGGCGCGGCTATTTCGTTTTCGGCGGCGAATATGTCGACAATGACGGCATCGCCCCCCGAACTGCGCGTGCGAATACCGGTCGCTGGTCCACGATGGGCAATACCGCGCTGACGCCCGATGTCGGTTATTCCACCCGGCTCGTCGGCGGCTACATCAATTCGGGCGTGCTGAAAGGCTATGGCTTCAATCCCGACGGGACGTTGCGGACGCCCGATCTGGGCATCGTCGTCGGCAGCAGCATGATCGGCGGCGAAGCGCCCTCCAACGACGATATCAGCGTTCTGGTCGTACCACAGCGTCGCTACGCGGTGATGGGCAAGGCATCTTACGAGCTGACCGACACGCTGAAGCTCAGCGCCGATCTGCGCTATTCGCGCTATTATAACAGCTACCCCTGGTTCGCCAGCCACACGGACAATGTCGTCATCCGGTCCGACAACGCCTTTCTGCGCCCGGAGATCAGCGCGCAGATGACGGCAGCCGGGCAAAGCAGCTTCAACCTGTCGCGCTTCAACGGCGACCTTTCGTTCGCGGATATCGATGTCGATCGGCGCAACATTCAGGGGTCGGTCGCGCTCGACGGCAGCTTCGGCGAAGGGCGCTGGCGCTACAGCGCCTATTACAGCCACGGCGAATATCGCAACAAGCTGCGGACGCCGGGTTTCCTGATTACCGAGAACTTCGCCAACGCGGTAGATTCGGTTCTCAGCCCGACGACGAACGAGCCGATCTGCCGCATCGCGCTGACCAATCCGAACACCGATTGCGTTCCGATCAACCTGTTCGGCGCGGGAGCGCCGGATCAGGCCGCGATCGAGTATGTGACCGGCACACCGGCGTTCGATGCGCTCGACAAGCTCGATACCTATGGTGTCTCGCTGCGCGGCGAGCCGTTCGACCTGCCGGCAGGGCCGGTGTCGATCGCGATCGGCGCAGAGGGACGCAACCTGTCCACCACCGCCGACATCAGCGAGATGGACGAAGCGCGCGCCTATAGCGGGTTTAACTTCAGCGGCTATGCCGGTCGGTACAACGTCAAGGAAGCATTCGGCGAAATCGTCGTGCCGGTGGTGCGCGACGTCCCCCTGTTGCGCAAGCTGGAGCTGAACGGTGCGGTGCGCGTGTCCGACTATAGCACCAGTGGTACCATCTGGTCGTGGAAGGTCGGCGCGACCAATGAGTTCGTGCCTGGCCTGATCGGGCGCCTAACCCGCTCCCGCGATATCCGCGCGCCCAATGTCGCCGAACTCTATACCACGCCGACCATTGCCTATACCGGCATCGTCGATCCGGAAAATCCGCAACTCGGCACGGTCAGCACCCTGGTCGCTGGCGGCGGCAACCCGCTGCTCAACCCTGAATATGCGGATACCTGGACCGCAGGATTCACTGCTGCGCCAATGCGGGGCCTGACCGCGTCGGTCGATTATTTCAACATTTCGATCAAGGACGTCATCTCGTCGCTGGGCGGCCAGAATATCGTCGACCGCTGCTTTGCCGGGAACGCGGATCTGTGCCGTTACGTTCAACGCAACGCCGCAGGCATCATCACCAGCATATCCTCGTCGCAGGTGAACCTTGCCGAGTTCAAGACCGACGGAATCGACGCGGAACTGGCCTATACCCTGCCAGTCAACAACGCCGCGAACGGGCGCGTCAATTTCCGCCTGATCGGCACCTGGGTGAACAGCTCCACCAAGGACGATGGCATTACCAATATCCAGTATGTCGGAACGCAGGGCTATGCTTTTACCGATGGTACGCCGCGGGTGCGGGCGAACGCCTCGATCGGCTATGCCAGCGACAGCTTCAGCGGGATGGTGCGTGGGCGGTTTATTTCGGCGGGCTATTGGGATCGCACGCGCCCGACGCTGGCCAACAACCACATCCCCGCCTATCTCTATGTCGATCTGCAACTGAGCCAGAAGGTGCAGGTCGGCGCGGGCAAGCAGTTTGAACTCTATGGCAGCGTGTCCAACCTGTTCGACAAGGATCCGCCGCTGCACTCGACCTTCACGCCCTATTACGACGTGATCGGTCGCTATATGTCGGTCG
This genomic interval carries:
- a CDS encoding TonB-dependent receptor, with the protein product MRVYSSGQTIHSCLMAGAAAVAMTAIAVPAAAAQSRAIDVPAQPAARGIPAFAKQAGVQILASGALVQAKRTNRVKGNFTVEEGLRRLLEGTGLSASRMDANGIIIIRAAEPTQQRISQSQAQVSPGAAAESPSTAQPDVEDVVVTGTRIDRPGYESPTPLLRVTQDELQVVSQPNLGAALAELPQFKAAESPVTSSTNVGAGRFPVNIRGLGDKRSLLLLDGRRMVNDDLNTVPSIMVRSVDIVTGGASAAWGSDAVAGVVNLLIDDKYQGLRLGAEAGVSSRGDAQQYKFEGKFGTSFADGRGYFVFGGEYVDNDGIAPRTARANTGRWSTMGNTALTPDVGYSTRLVGGYINSGVLKGYGFNPDGTLRTPDLGIVVGSSMIGGEAPSNDDISVLVVPQRRYAVMGKASYELTDTLKLSADLRYSRYYNSYPWFASHTDNVVIRSDNAFLRPEISAQMTAAGQSSFNLSRFNGDLSFADIDVDRRNIQGSVALDGSFGEGRWRYSAYYSHGEYRNKLRTPGFLITENFANAVDSVLSPTTNEPICRIALTNPNTDCVPINLFGAGAPDQAAIEYVTGTPAFDALDKLDTYGVSLRGEPFDLPAGPVSIAIGAEGRNLSTTADISEMDEARAYSGFNFSGYAGRYNVKEAFGEIVVPVVRDVPLLRKLELNGAVRVSDYSTSGTIWSWKVGATNEFVPGLIGRLTRSRDIRAPNVAELYTTPTIAYTGIVDPENPQLGTVSTLVAGGGNPLLNPEYADTWTAGFTAAPMRGLTASVDYFNISIKDVISSLGGQNIVDRCFAGNADLCRYVQRNAAGIITSISSSQVNLAEFKTDGIDAELAYTLPVNNAANGRVNFRLIGTWVNSSTKDDGITNIQYVGTQGYAFTDGTPRVRANASIGYASDSFSGMVRGRFISAGYWDRTRPTLANNHIPAYLYVDLQLSQKVQVGAGKQFELYGSVSNLFDKDPPLHSTFTPYYDVIGRYMSVGARLSF